One genomic segment of Rhinolophus sinicus isolate RSC01 linkage group LG11, ASM3656204v1, whole genome shotgun sequence includes these proteins:
- the MAG gene encoding myelin-associated glycoprotein, with amino-acid sequence MVPDNCPELRPELSWLGHDGLGEPAVLGRLREDEGTWVLVSLLHFVPTREANGHRLGCQASFPNTTLQFEGYASLDVKYPPVIVEMNSSVEAIEGSHVSLLCGADSNPPPLLTWMRDGTVLQEAVAESLFLELDEVTPGEDGVYACLAENAYGQDNRTVGLSVMYAPWKPTVNGTVVAVEGETVFILCSTQSNPDPILTIFKEKQILATVIYENELQLELPAVTPEDDGEYWCVAENQYGQRATAFNLSVEFAPVILLESHCASARDTVQCLCVVKSNPEPSVAFELPSRNVTVNETEREFVYSERSGLLLTSILTLRGQSQAPPRVICTSRNLYGTKSLELPFQGAHRLMWAKIGPVGAVVAFAILIAIVCYITQTRRKKNVTESPGFSAGDNPPVLFSSDFRISGAPEKYESERRLGSERRLLGLRGEPPELDLSYSHSDLGKRPTKDSYTLTEELAEYAEIRVK; translated from the exons ATGGTGCCTGACAACTGCCCGGAGCTGCGCCCAGAGCTGAGCTGGCTGGGCCACGACGGGCTAGGGGAGCCCGCTGTGCTGGGTCGGCTGCGGGAGGACGAGGGCACCTGGGTGCTGGTGTCGCTGCTACACTTCGTGCCCACTAGGGAGGCCAATGGCCACCGGCTGGGCTGCCAGGCCTCCTTCCCCAATACCACTCTGCAGTTCGAGGGCTACGCCAGCCTGGACGTCAAGT ACCCCCCAGTGATTGTGGAGATGAACTCCTCGGTGGAGGCCATCGAGGGCTCGCACGTCAGCCTGCTCTGTGGGGCTGATAGCAACCCCCCGCCGCTGCTGACCTGGATGCGGGATGGCACGGTGCTCCAGGAGGCCGTGGCCGAGAGCCTGTTCCTGGAGCTGGACGAAGTGACCCCCGGGGAGGACGGCGTCTATGCCTGCCTGGCAGAGAACGCCTATGGCCAGGACAACCGCACCGTGGGGCTCAGCGTCATGT ATGCACCTTGGAAGCCAACAGTGAACGGGACAGTGGTGGCTGTGGAGGGGGAGACGGTCTTCATCTTGTGCTCCACACAGAGCAACCCGGATCCTATTCTCACCATCTTCAAGGAGAAGCAGATCCTGGCTACAGTCATCTATGAGAACGAGCTGCAGTTGGAGCTGCCTGCTGTCACACCCGAGGATGATGGAGAGTACTGGTGTGTGGCTGAGAACCAATATGGCCAGAGGGCTACTGCCTTCAACCTATCCGTGGAGT TTGCCCCTGTGATCCTTCTGGAGTCCCACTGTGCATCAGCCCGGGACACGGTTCAGTGCCTGTGCGTGGTGAAATCCAACCCGGAGCCCTCTGTGGCCTTCGAGCTGCCTTCACGCAACGTGACTGTGAACGAGACAGAGCGGGAGTTTGTGTACTCGGAGCGCAGTGGCCTCCTGCTCACCAGCATCCTCACGCTGCGGGGCCAGTCCCAGGCCCCGCCACGGGTCATCTGCACCTCCCGCAACCTCTACGGCACCAAGAGCCTGGAGCTGCCCTTCCAGGGAGCCC ACCGCTTGATGTGGGCCAAGATCGGGCCTGTGGGAGCTGTGGTTGCCTTTGCCATCCTAATTGCCATCGTCTGCTACATTACCCAGACACGCAGAAA AAAGAACGTGACAGAGAGTCCTGGCTTCTCGGCAGGGGACAACCCCCCAGTCCTGTTCAGCAGCGACTTCCGCATCTCTGGGGCACCGGAAAAGTATGAG AGTGAGAGGCGCCTGGGATCTGAGAGGAGGCTGCTGGGCCTTCGGGGGGAGCCCCCAGAGCTGGACCTGAGCTATTCTCACTCGGACCTGGGAAAACGACCCACGAAGGACAGCTACACCCTGACGGAGGAGCTGGCCGAGTATGCTGAAATCCGTGTCAAGTGA
- the HAMP gene encoding hepcidin, with the protein MALSTQIQATCLLLLLLASLTSASVLSHQTTQLADLQTQDTTGAKAGLTPGLRRLRRRDTHFPICMYCCGCCYKSRCGLCCKT; encoded by the exons ATGGCACTGAGCACGCAGATCCAAGCTACCTGCCTCCTGCTACTCCTCCTGGCCAGCCTGACCAGCGCCTCAGTTCTCTCGCACCAG ACAACACAGCTTGCAGACCTCCAGACCCAGGACACAACTGGAGCCAAGGCTGGCTTGACG ccCGGGCTCCGGAGGCTGAGGCGGCGAGACACCCACTTCCCCATCTGCATGTACTGTTGCGGCTGCTGTTACAAATCGAGGTGTGGGCTCTGCTGCAAGACATAG